GATAGATTTTTTAGATTCTGGCGTTTTTATCCACATACAATTTCAGGACCTGGAGAAGCATATAAAAAAATTCATCAAATAATAAGTTTCATTACTGAAACTCCAATAATAATTTTAGGATTTTTGGGGATTTTTATTTCATTTAGAGAATTTAAAAGTTTGGTACTTATTTATTCAGTGATATTTCTTTATAGTGGAATTTCAATATTTATAAGAACTACAATAAGATATCGTTTTCCTATAATGGGTTTCCTTATTTTATTTGCTTTATATTTTTTAGAAAAGTGTAAATATGAAAAAAAATGTATTTGATGAAGTAGCCGAGATATACGAAAAAATTTTCCCAGAGCATATTTTCAATTATTATTTGAATAAAAGAATAAATATTATATTAAAATTAAAACTTGATAAAAAAGCAAAAATTCTTGATGTGGGTTGTGGGACAGGAACTTTGCTTTATCATTTAAAAAATTATGGTTATGATGTCTGGGGAATTGATAATTCAAAAAGAATGGTTGAAATTGCAGAAGAAAAAGTCCCCGGTAAAATAATAAAAGAAGATATGTTAAATATTCCTTTTCCTTCCGAAACTTTTGATTTGGTTTTTTCAATTGTTTCTTTACATCACCTGGGAAAAATTGAGAAAGTAAAAAAAGCTGTCCGTGAAATGATAAGAATAACAAAAAATGGAGGAATGATTTTAATTTGGGAACATAATCCATTAAATCCATATTGGTATTTTCTGATGAAAAAAGTTCCTCAGGATATAGGAGAAGAAAAATTAATTCCTCTGAGTATTTTTATCAATGAATTTAAAAAAAATAAAATTAAAATCTTAAAAGTTTTCAGATGTGGTTTAGTTCCGGATTTTGCTCCAAAATGGAGTTTATTTTTTTTAGATTACTTAGAAAAGGGATTACAAAAAGTATTTCCTCTTTTACTTGCTCATAATGTTATAATAGGAAAAAAGGAATAATTATGTGGAGGAATAAAAAAGTTTCTGTTATATTTCCTACTTATAATGAGAAAGATTCCATAAAGCAGGCAATAGAAGATTTTTTTGCTTCTGGATTTGTTGATGAGATAATAGTTGTGAATAATAATGCAGTTGAAGGGACAGATGAAGAGGTAAGAAAAACAAAAGCACGTCTTATTTATGAGAAAAAACAGGGATATGGTTTTGCAATTCAAAAAGGACTTGAAGAAGCAACAGGTGATTTACTTATAATATCTGAACCTGATGGAACTTTTGAAGGAAAGGATGTTATAAAACTTCTTGCTTACAGTGATGATTTTGATTATGTACTTGGAACAAGGACTACAAAAGAACTTATATGGGAAGGTGCAAATATGAATTTTTTCTTGAAATGGGGTAACTGGGCTGTTGCAAAATTTATGGAATTCCTTTACAATACAACAACATTAACAGATATGGGTTGTACTATGCGTCTTATAAAAAGGCATCTTTATGAGAAAATAAAGAACTATTTTACTGTTGGAAGGGAACATTTTGGTCCTGAAATGACACTTCTTGTAATAAAAACAGGGACAAAATTTATTGAAATTCCTGTTAATTATAAACCAAGAGTTGGTAAATCATCAGTAACTGGAAGTATGAGAAAGGCATTTTTTCTTGGTATGAAGATGATAGGTCTGATTTTACAATATAAATTTAAGAGGATAAAATTTAAACAATGATACTTGCTTATCATAGAATTAATCCCTGGTATAATGATGCTTTGACAGTAAAACCTGAATATTTTAAAAAACAGATTGAGTATTTAATCTCTAAAAAATTTTTGATTGTTCCTGTGGAAGAATATTTAAAAGAAAATAAAAAAATTTTAAAGAGAAAAATCGTTATTACTTTTGACGATGGTTTCGCTGATAATTTCTGGTTTGCATTTGACATTTTAAAAAGTTTCAGAATTTTTCCTTTAATTTTTTTGATCGTTGATTATACTGGTACAAATAAAATTTTTTCAAGATATAAGGATAAAGAAAAAGATAGATTTTTAAATTGGAAAGAAATAAATGAAATGATAAAGGAAGGAGTGGAAATTGGCTCTCATACTCTGACACATCCACATCTTACACAGATTTCAGAAAAAACAGCAAAAGAAGAAATAATAAGTTCAAAAAAAATAATTGAAGATAAAACAGGTAAAGAAATTAAATTTTTCTGCTATCCTTATGGAGAATTTAATGAAAAAATAATAGATTTTGTAAAACTTGCTGGATATAAAGGCGCGTTTGTTACACCAAAAAGGGGACAGAAAATTAAATGGACTGATTTTACAATGAAAAGAATTGGAATTTATGGACACAACAATTTTTTTATATACAAATTAAAGATATGGAAAGAGTATCTGAAAGGAAAAATTTAATTTATCTTCTGGTTATAGGTTTTTTATTACGTTTAATTTTCGTTTTAACCTTAAAAAATTAATTTTATTTTGATGATGAGTATGAATATTTTAAAATGGTTCAAAATTTTATTGCTGGGAAAGGATTAATAGTTGGTGAAAATCTTAAAAGTTTCAGACCACCTTTTTATCCCTTTTTATTGAGTATTTTTACTCTTTTAAAAATAAATCTTACAGGAATAAGAATAATACAGACCCTTATATCAACATTTACAATATATCTAATTTACAATATCGGGAAAGAAACTTTTAACAAAAAAATTGGATTATGGAGTGGATGGATTTCTGCTTTTTATCCTTATTTCATTTTTTATAATGGTTTCATTCTGACAGAAACTTTTTTTATTTTTTTTACAGTTCTTAGTATTTTTTTTCTGATAAAAATTGTTGAAAGAAATGGAAAAAAATCTTTTTTAACAGGAATTTTTATGGGAATTTCTGGACTTACAAGACCAATTTTTCAACTTTATTTTCCAGTTTCTCTAATACACATATTTTTTTTAAAAGAAAATTTTGTAAAAAAAATTAAAAAAATCTTTTTTATTACAATCGGTTTTTGTTTAACACTTTCACCATGGATTTTAAGAAATTACAGAATATTTCACGGGTTTATTCCTGGAACAACTATGGGTGGTTGGGTTTTCTGGGAAGGAAATAATCCATATTCAGAAGGAGGTCCATGTTCCCATTTTCCTGAAGGTATTCTTGAAGTAGATGAAATAACAAGAGATAAAATTTTATACAGAATGACTTTTGATGTTATAAGAAAAAATCCAGAAAGATTTCTCTGGTTAATCCAAAATAAATTCAGAAGATTCTGGAATATAATTCCAAATGCTCCTGAATTTGAAAGAAAAATTTTATATCGTTTTATAAGTGTTTTTTCCTTTGGAATTATGATGCCTTTTTTTATAATCGGTTTTTTTATTTCATTAAAAAATAAAAAAGCACAATTTTTTCATAGTTTGATAATACTTTTTACAGTTTTCCATATAATTTTTCTGGCTTCCATAAGATACAGAGTACCCATTGAACCATTTTATATTATTTTATCAACTTACGGTTTTTCTTATATAATTTTAATGGTTAAAAATTTATTTATTCAAAGAGGATAAAATGAAATTATCAGTGATTATTCCTGTTTTTAATGAAGAAAAAACAATAATGAAAGTAGTAGAAAAAGTGAAAAAAGTACCTTTTGAAAAAGAAATTATAATTGTGGATGATGGAAGTAATGATAAAACAAGAGAAATTCTTAAAAACTTAAAAGATAAAAATATCAAGATAATCTTTAAAGAAAAAAATGAAGGGAAAGGAATGGCAATAAGGAAAGGACTTGAGTATATTACAGGAGATGTGGTTGTAATTCAGGATGCTGATTTAGAATATGAACCAATGGACTGGCTTAAAATGATTAAATTAATTGAAGAAAAAAAAGCAGAGGTTGTATATGGTTCAAGAATTCTGGGAAAAGGTAAAAAATCTTCTTTATTTTTTTATTTAGGAGGCAGAATTCTTTCAATATTGGCAAATTTACTCTATAATGCACAAATTACAGATGAACCCACCTGTTATAAAATGTTTAAAAAAGATGTTATAAAATCAATAAATCTAAAATGCAAGGGTTTTGAATTCTGTCCGGAAGTAACAGCAAAAGTAAGAAAAAAAGGGTACAAAATTTATGAAGTCCCAATTCATTATAATCCAAGAACTATAAAAGAGGGTAAAAAAATCCGTTTGAAAGACGGTATTATAGGTATATGGACTTTAATAAAATACAGATTTATTAATTAAAATGGTTAAATGTCCTTTATGTGAAAAAAATACTAATTTAAAATTAAAAATTAAAAATTACCAGATATATAATTGTAAAAAATGTGAAATTTCTTTTTTATATCCATTTCCTGAAAACATTGAAAAAATTTATGACAAAAAATATTTTGAAAAATGGTACCTTCCTTATTATGATGATAGGAAAAAATATTTTGAAAGGTTGTATCTGAAATTGAAAAATTTTATTCCTGAAAAAGGTAAAATTCTGGATATAGGATGTGGAGTGGGCATATTAATGAAAATGTTTGAAGAAAAAAAATATGAAGTTATAGGATACGAAATTTCAAAATTTGCAATTAATTTCTGCAAAGAAAATAACTTAAAAGTTTTTGATAATTTTAATTTTCCTGAAAAATCTTTTGATATAATAACAATGATGGATGTTATTGCTCATGTAAAAAACCCTCTCTTTTATTTTGAAAAAAGTAAAAAATTATTGAAAGAGGGGGGTATTTTAATTATAAAAACTCCCTTACACTCAAATTATATGTTTTTTCTGGCTAAACTTTTCTCATTTACACCAAAAAGTAAATCAATTTTACATATTCCTGCCCAGATTTATCATTTTAATAAAAAGTCAATCTTTGAAATTGCAAAGATGAAGAATTTTAAAGTAGAAAAAGTTTTTATAATGAAAGAATTTATAAATAGAAAATTTTCTATTTTAAACGTATGGAAGTTTTTTATAGAAAAAAGTGTAGTTGTCATTTTAAAAAATGAATAGAAAAATTAAATTTTTTTTATTTGTGATTTTTTTTCTTGGATTTTTTTTCAGAGTTTTACATCTTGGAAAACACTCCTTATGGTGTGATGAATTACTCACTATTTCTCTTGGTAAACACTCAATAAAATGGATGATTGATTATATAACATATAATGATGCTCATCCACCATTTTTTTATTTGCTGGTTCATTTCTGGTTAAAGTTTGGTGAGAATGAAATTATTTTAAGAATTTTACCCATGTTATTTGGGTTATTATGTATACCTTACAGTTATATCCTTGGCAAAAAATTTTATAATGAAAAAATAGGTCTCTTTCTCTCTTTATTTGTCTCTCTCAGTCCTCCTTTTATTTTATGGTCTCAACTAATTAAATCATATTCACTTCTCACTTTTTTGACAATTCTGTCTTTTATCTTTTTTATTGAAATTTTGAATTCAGAAAATAAGAAATTTCTACCTATTTTTTGTCTCTCTAATATTTTAATTCTCTACACACATAACTTTGGTTTTATTGTTATACTAATTCAAATACTAACTCTTTTGATTTTAAAAAAGTTAAATAGAAAATCCTTTCTTTTATTTTTTTTAATTTTTCTAATTTATATTCCATGGCTTCTGAAAATCCCCTATCAGATGAATTTTACTCTCGGTGTGAGAAGACCATTTCCAGCATTACTAAAATTGCCTTACACTCTTTTTTATTTTTTCTTTGGAGAAACTTTAAGTCCTTTTAACTTCAAAATTTTAATTCCTGCTTTCATCACTTATTCAATCATTTTTACAATTGGTGTGAAAAATCTTTTAAAACTTCAAAAAGAAATTAAAGTCCTGTTGAGTATATCACTTATTTTCCCGCTTTTTTTCGTTTTTTTTCCTTCAACTGTTCCCCAAAACTTAATTTTTATTTCCTTCTTCTGGTATTTACTCTTTTCCATAGGAATGCATAATTTTAATTATAAAAACTTACTTATTTATTTGAACTTTTTATTTCTTCTTCCATCTTTAATTTTCTATTATACAGACAACATCTCGCAATATCATGACACAAGCAAGTTAATTCTTTTCAGAGAAATATTCAAGGAAATTCAGAAAATAGAGAAAGATGGAGATATTATCCTTACAACAGAAAAGTATGACAGAGAAATATTAACCCCTCTGATGTGGTATTATAGTGGAAAAAATAAAGTATTTAGGATTAATGATAAAAATGATATTGATGAAGTAATTAAAATTTTTAACAGAGAAAAAAAGAAATCAAGATTTTTTCTGATTCTTGATTTCATAAATAATCCTGAAATTTCAAAAGAAATAAGAGAATTTTTTGAAAATAAGTATGAAAAATTGTATGAAAAAAAATATATTTATAATGAAAAACTTTTAAGCAGATTAAAAGGTGTAAAAGAGTATTATTATTTAGTTGAGGTTTACATTTTCCAGCCAAAAATTTTCTGATGAGTTATTTATTTAATAATTGTCCGCAAAAATGTTATAATTTTTAACTATGGAAAAAAAATATTTACTTGGAAATGAAGCAATTGCTTATGGATTATATGAAGGTGGAGTAAATGCATCTTTTGCTTATCCTGGAACTCCTTCTTCTGAAATTACTGAGGCACTTCTTAAAATTTCAAAAAATGATGTATATATAGAATGGAGTGTAAATGAAAAAGTTGCTTTTGAGAATGCTTATGGTGTAAGTTTAACAGGGAGAAGAAGCAGTGCCATTATGAAACATGTTGGATTAAATGTTGCTTCTGACTCATTACTTACATCTGCATATACAGGAATTGTTGGTGGATTTTTAATAATTGTTGCAGATGACCCTTTTGCTCATTCATCTCAAAATGAACAGGACTCCAGAAGATATGCACAGTTTGCAAAATTAGTTTGTTTTGAACCATCATCAATTCAGGAAGCAAAAGATACAGTAATTTTTTCTTTTGATTTTTCTGAAAAATACGGACTCCCTGTTTTAATAAGAAGTGTTACAAGATTATCTCATGGGAAAGCGGATGTATTAATAGGTAAAAGAGAAGAAAAAAACTCAACATCAACTTTTATAAAAAATCCTTCTCAATTTGTAATGGTACCTTCCAATGTTAGAAAGGTAATAATAAATTTAAATAAAAAACAGGAAGTTATAAAAAAAGACATAGAAAAGTTAAAAATAAACAAAATTGACAATGGTGAAGGTTCCACTGGAATTATTGCTTCTGGTTTATCATATATTTATGTAAAAGAATTTTTAAACCTCAAAAAAAAATCTATTCCAGTTCTGAAAATTGGCTCTTATCCTATTCCTGAAAAAAAATTAGGAAAATTTTTGAAAGGATTAAAAAATGTTTTTGTTTTTGAAGAAGGTGACCCTGTAGTTGAAGAATTTGTATATCTATGTTCAAAAAAATATAATCCTGAAATAAAAATAAAAGGAAAAATGAGTGGTGATGTAAAAAAAGAAGGAGAACTCTCTGTTGAAGATATTGAATATTCTTTTTCAGGAAAAAGAAAAAATGTATATGTAAATATTAACTTACCAGAAAGAACTCCTACTTTATGTCCGGGATGTCCCCATATAGGTTCTTTTTACATTCTAAAAAAAGTTTTTGGAAAAGAATCTATTTTTCCGGGAGATATAGGTTGTTATACTCTCGGAATAAGATTTGGTACAATTGATACATGTCTATGTATGGGAAGTGGAATATCTATCGGAACAGGAATTTCAAGATTTGAGAAAAAATATATTATCTCAATTATAGGAGATTCAACTTTCTTTCATGCTGGAATTCCTGGATTAATAAATGCTGTTTACAATCATTCAAATCAGGTTATAGCAATACTTGATAATAGAACCACGGCAATGACAGGATATCAACCACATCCTGGAACAGGAATTAATGCTAAAGGAGATAAAACAGTTGAAATTGATTTAAAAAAACTTATTGAAGGATGTGGAGTTAAAAATCTTGTAGAGGTTGACCCTTATTTAATTAAAGATTCTGTTGAAAAGATAAAACAAATAAAAGAAAAAGAAGGAGTAAAAGTTATAATATTTAAAAGAGAATGCATCCATATTTCAAAAATTAAAAAAACTGAATTTTATATTGATAAAAATATCTGTAAAAAATGTAAATTATGTCTTGAATTTGGATGTTCAGGAATTATTTTGGTAAAAGATAATATAGAAATAGGGAATCTCTGTAATGGTTGCGGTATTTGTGAACAAATATGTCCATTTGGTGCTATAAAAAAGAAAAATGAGAGATAAATTTGATATTCTGATTTGTGGTGTTGGTGGTCAGGGCATTATTCTCTGTTCAAATCTTATTGGAAATGCTGCAGTTATTGAAGGAATCAGTGTTAAAGGGTCTGAAATTCATGGTATGGCACAAAGAGGAGGGTCGGTAGAGGCATATGTTAGATTAAACTGTAATTTCGGACCTAAAATACCTGTTGGATATGCTGATTTAATAATCGGATTTGAAACAATGGAAGCATGCAGAAGTTCTTTTTATTTAAAAAAAGATGGGATAATGATTGTAAATAATTTTCCAATCCCAATTCCGGGTAAAGAATATGAATATGAAAAAATTATTGAGTTCTTAAAATCAAAAACAAAAAATATTTACATTGAAAATTTTACAAAAATAGCAGAAAATATTGGTTCACCAAAAGTAATTAATACGCTAATGCTTGGATTTGCATCAAAATTTATACCTTTAAAAAAACAGAGTTTTGTAGAAGCGATAAAAATCACTCTTCCTGAAAAAATTCTTAAAATAAACCTTGATGCTTTCAATTATTTCCTCTAATAAATCACCAAAATTTGACTTTATAAGTGTGAAATTGTAAGATTATTTAACTAAAAAGGAACTTAAAAATGGAAAAATACATAGTGGATGTTAAATATTTAAAAGAAAAATATGACCTTAAATTTTTAAATTTTGAAACTACTGAAGAAATTCCGCCTCTTGAAGGAATTATTGGACAGGAAAGAGCAAAAAAAGCACTTGAATTTGGATTAAAAATAAAAAGTAAAGGATATAATATTTTTGTTACTGGTATAACAGGAAGTGGAAGAACTACATCTGTTGAACAGGCAGTAAAAAAAATAGCAGAAAAAGGGAAAACCCCTGATGATTGGTGTTATGTTTATAATTTTACAAATCCTGATAATCCAAATGTTTTAAGGTTTCCTCCTGGGAAAGCAAATGAATTTAAAAAGGATATGGAAATCCTTGTAAATGAATTAAAAGTAGAACTCCCAAAAACATTTGAGAGTGAAATATATGAAGAACATAGAAACCAGATTATAAAAGAATTCCAGAACAAAAGGAACCAACTTCTTGATCAAATAGAAAAAACTGCAAAAACTTCTGGATTTCAGATAAAACAGACACCTTCAGGAATAGTTTTTATACCATTAATTGAAGGACAGCCAATAAAAGAAGAAGAAATGGAGAAATTAACAGAAGAAGCAAAAACTGAAATAAGAAAAAAGCAGGAAATGTTATATGAAGAATTAAATGATGCATTGAGAAAAATAAGGGATTTTGAAAAAGAAGCAAAGGAAAAGTTAAATCAACTTGAGAAGGAAACAGCAAAATTTACAATATCGCCGAGAATTCAGGAACTTAAAGAAAAATATAAAAAATTCAGTGATGTCTGTAAATACCTTGAAGAAGTTGAAAAGGATATGATAGAGAATATAGATGATTTTAAAGAAAAAAAAGAAATTGAGTTACTTCCTGGACTTAAAATTCCTGATAGAGAATCATCTCTTTACAGATATACTGTTAATGTGTTAATTGATAATTCACAGACAAAAGGAGCTCCTGTAGTTAAAGAAACTAATCCAACCGCTTATAATCTTTGCGGAAGGATAGAATACCGACCACATTTTGGAGCAATGGTAACAGATTTTACAATGATAAAACCAGGTTCTTTACATAAAGCAAATGGTGGTTATTTAATTTTACATATCCTTGATGTTTTCAAAAATTATTATTCATGGGAAACATTGAAAAGAGCATTAAAAAATAATGAAATAATTATAGAAGATTTAAATGAACAGTTCAGATTGATTAATACTCCAACTTTAAGACCCAATCCTATACCTTTAGATATAAAGGTTATATTAATTGGACATCCAGTTTTTTATTATCTCCTTTACACATATGAAGAAGATTTCAGGAAATTATTTAAAGTAAGGGCTGATTTCAGTACAATCATGGAAAAAAATGAAGAAGGTTATAAAAATTATGCTTCTTTTATAAGTAAAATATGTAAAGAAGAAAATTTGAAACATCTTGATAAGTTTGCAGTCGGTAAAATAATGGAATATGGTTCAAGAATAGTAGAAGATAGAAACAAATTAACTACAAGATTTATAGAAATTGCCGATATTATTAGAGAAGCAAATTTCTGGGCGGAGATGGATAACTCTCCAATTGTAAGAGAAAAACATGTAAAAAAGGCACTTGAAGAAAAAATTTACAGGTCAAATTTAATAGAAAAAAGGATTGAAGAATTAATAAAAGAAGGAACAATAATGGTTGAAACAGATGGTGAGAAGGTGGGACAAATAAATGGGTTATCTGTTATTTCTCTTGGTGATTATAGTTTTGGAAAACCATCAAAAATAACCTGTAATGTATTTACAGGAAAAGGAGGAGTAATTAATATTGATAGAGAGGTTAAACTTGCAGGAAAAATTCATAATAAAGGATTTTTAATATTAAATACATATATTAACGAAAAATATGGACAGGAAGAAGTTATTTCTTTCTCAGCAAGTATATGTTTTGAACAACTA
This bacterium DNA region includes the following protein-coding sequences:
- a CDS encoding glycosyltransferase family 39 protein is translated as MVQNFIAGKGLIVGENLKSFRPPFYPFLLSIFTLLKINLTGIRIIQTLISTFTIYLIYNIGKETFNKKIGLWSGWISAFYPYFIFYNGFILTETFFIFFTVLSIFFLIKIVERNGKKSFLTGIFMGISGLTRPIFQLYFPVSLIHIFFLKENFVKKIKKIFFITIGFCLTLSPWILRNYRIFHGFIPGTTMGGWVFWEGNNPYSEGGPCSHFPEGILEVDEITRDKILYRMTFDVIRKNPERFLWLIQNKFRRFWNIIPNAPEFERKILYRFISVFSFGIMMPFFIIGFFISLKNKKAQFFHSLIILFTVFHIIFLASIRYRVPIEPFYIILSTYGFSYIILMVKNLFIQRG
- a CDS encoding glycosyltransferase family 2 protein, with amino-acid sequence MKLSVIIPVFNEEKTIMKVVEKVKKVPFEKEIIIVDDGSNDKTREILKNLKDKNIKIIFKEKNEGKGMAIRKGLEYITGDVVVIQDADLEYEPMDWLKMIKLIEEKKAEVVYGSRILGKGKKSSLFFYLGGRILSILANLLYNAQITDEPTCYKMFKKDVIKSINLKCKGFEFCPEVTAKVRKKGYKIYEVPIHYNPRTIKEGKKIRLKDGIIGIWTLIKYRFIN
- a CDS encoding glycosyltransferase family 2 protein; its protein translation is MWRNKKVSVIFPTYNEKDSIKQAIEDFFASGFVDEIIVVNNNAVEGTDEEVRKTKARLIYEKKQGYGFAIQKGLEEATGDLLIISEPDGTFEGKDVIKLLAYSDDFDYVLGTRTTKELIWEGANMNFFLKWGNWAVAKFMEFLYNTTTLTDMGCTMRLIKRHLYEKIKNYFTVGREHFGPEMTLLVIKTGTKFIEIPVNYKPRVGKSSVTGSMRKAFFLGMKMIGLILQYKFKRIKFKQ
- a CDS encoding indolepyruvate oxidoreductase subunit beta, with the translated sequence MRDKFDILICGVGGQGIILCSNLIGNAAVIEGISVKGSEIHGMAQRGGSVEAYVRLNCNFGPKIPVGYADLIIGFETMEACRSSFYLKKDGIMIVNNFPIPIPGKEYEYEKIIEFLKSKTKNIYIENFTKIAENIGSPKVINTLMLGFASKFIPLKKQSFVEAIKITLPEKILKINLDAFNYFL
- a CDS encoding class I SAM-dependent methyltransferase is translated as MVKCPLCEKNTNLKLKIKNYQIYNCKKCEISFLYPFPENIEKIYDKKYFEKWYLPYYDDRKKYFERLYLKLKNFIPEKGKILDIGCGVGILMKMFEEKKYEVIGYEISKFAINFCKENNLKVFDNFNFPEKSFDIITMMDVIAHVKNPLFYFEKSKKLLKEGGILIIKTPLHSNYMFFLAKLFSFTPKSKSILHIPAQIYHFNKKSIFEIAKMKNFKVEKVFIMKEFINRKFSILNVWKFFIEKSVVVILKNE
- a CDS encoding class I SAM-dependent methyltransferase → MKKNVFDEVAEIYEKIFPEHIFNYYLNKRINIILKLKLDKKAKILDVGCGTGTLLYHLKNYGYDVWGIDNSKRMVEIAEEKVPGKIIKEDMLNIPFPSETFDLVFSIVSLHHLGKIEKVKKAVREMIRITKNGGMILIWEHNPLNPYWYFLMKKVPQDIGEEKLIPLSIFINEFKKNKIKILKVFRCGLVPDFAPKWSLFFLDYLEKGLQKVFPLLLAHNVIIGKKE
- a CDS encoding glycosyltransferase family 39 protein, whose translation is MNRKIKFFLFVIFFLGFFFRVLHLGKHSLWCDELLTISLGKHSIKWMIDYITYNDAHPPFFYLLVHFWLKFGENEIILRILPMLFGLLCIPYSYILGKKFYNEKIGLFLSLFVSLSPPFILWSQLIKSYSLLTFLTILSFIFFIEILNSENKKFLPIFCLSNILILYTHNFGFIVILIQILTLLILKKLNRKSFLLFFLIFLIYIPWLLKIPYQMNFTLGVRRPFPALLKLPYTLFYFFFGETLSPFNFKILIPAFITYSIIFTIGVKNLLKLQKEIKVLLSISLIFPLFFVFFPSTVPQNLIFISFFWYLLFSIGMHNFNYKNLLIYLNFLFLLPSLIFYYTDNISQYHDTSKLILFREIFKEIQKIEKDGDIILTTEKYDREILTPLMWYYSGKNKVFRINDKNDIDEVIKIFNREKKKSRFFLILDFINNPEISKEIREFFENKYEKLYEKKYIYNEKLLSRLKGVKEYYYLVEVYIFQPKIF
- a CDS encoding ATP-binding protein; translated protein: MEKYIVDVKYLKEKYDLKFLNFETTEEIPPLEGIIGQERAKKALEFGLKIKSKGYNIFVTGITGSGRTTSVEQAVKKIAEKGKTPDDWCYVYNFTNPDNPNVLRFPPGKANEFKKDMEILVNELKVELPKTFESEIYEEHRNQIIKEFQNKRNQLLDQIEKTAKTSGFQIKQTPSGIVFIPLIEGQPIKEEEMEKLTEEAKTEIRKKQEMLYEELNDALRKIRDFEKEAKEKLNQLEKETAKFTISPRIQELKEKYKKFSDVCKYLEEVEKDMIENIDDFKEKKEIELLPGLKIPDRESSLYRYTVNVLIDNSQTKGAPVVKETNPTAYNLCGRIEYRPHFGAMVTDFTMIKPGSLHKANGGYLILHILDVFKNYYSWETLKRALKNNEIIIEDLNEQFRLINTPTLRPNPIPLDIKVILIGHPVFYYLLYTYEEDFRKLFKVRADFSTIMEKNEEGYKNYASFISKICKEENLKHLDKFAVGKIMEYGSRIVEDRNKLTTRFIEIADIIREANFWAEMDNSPIVREKHVKKALEEKIYRSNLIEKRIEELIKEGTIMVETDGEKVGQINGLSVISLGDYSFGKPSKITCNVFTGKGGVINIDREVKLAGKIHNKGFLILNTYINEKYGQEEVISFSASICFEQLYEEIEGDSASSTEIYVLLSALANIPIKQGIAVTGSVNQKGEIQPVGGINEKIEGFYYTCKSKGLTGKQGVIIPERNLKNLILNDEVIEAVEKGLFHIWAVKTIDEGIEILTGIPAGEKRKDGTYPEGTINYLVSKNIKKYTEKYLKSIGKKESKSKNN
- the iorA gene encoding indolepyruvate ferredoxin oxidoreductase subunit alpha, coding for MEKKYLLGNEAIAYGLYEGGVNASFAYPGTPSSEITEALLKISKNDVYIEWSVNEKVAFENAYGVSLTGRRSSAIMKHVGLNVASDSLLTSAYTGIVGGFLIIVADDPFAHSSQNEQDSRRYAQFAKLVCFEPSSIQEAKDTVIFSFDFSEKYGLPVLIRSVTRLSHGKADVLIGKREEKNSTSTFIKNPSQFVMVPSNVRKVIINLNKKQEVIKKDIEKLKINKIDNGEGSTGIIASGLSYIYVKEFLNLKKKSIPVLKIGSYPIPEKKLGKFLKGLKNVFVFEEGDPVVEEFVYLCSKKYNPEIKIKGKMSGDVKKEGELSVEDIEYSFSGKRKNVYVNINLPERTPTLCPGCPHIGSFYILKKVFGKESIFPGDIGCYTLGIRFGTIDTCLCMGSGISIGTGISRFEKKYIISIIGDSTFFHAGIPGLINAVYNHSNQVIAILDNRTTAMTGYQPHPGTGINAKGDKTVEIDLKKLIEGCGVKNLVEVDPYLIKDSVEKIKQIKEKEGVKVIIFKRECIHISKIKKTEFYIDKNICKKCKLCLEFGCSGIILVKDNIEIGNLCNGCGICEQICPFGAIKKKNER
- a CDS encoding polysaccharide deacetylase family protein translates to MILAYHRINPWYNDALTVKPEYFKKQIEYLISKKFLIVPVEEYLKENKKILKRKIVITFDDGFADNFWFAFDILKSFRIFPLIFLIVDYTGTNKIFSRYKDKEKDRFLNWKEINEMIKEGVEIGSHTLTHPHLTQISEKTAKEEIISSKKIIEDKTGKEIKFFCYPYGEFNEKIIDFVKLAGYKGAFVTPKRGQKIKWTDFTMKRIGIYGHNNFFIYKLKIWKEYLKGKI